A portion of the Candidatus Pristimantibacillus lignocellulolyticus genome contains these proteins:
- a CDS encoding HIT family protein — MECLGCRIANGIEPNLNIIFENELITCVLDIAPFNEGHTLILPKKHYLDIDEIEQDTTYSIMDASKIISTVLKCLYKPDGIRMSQDGGKFNDLAHYHMHLIPRYEGDGFTWGEPLYPDGAENRLPQTKEKIIKVLSELL; from the coding sequence ATGGAATGCTTGGGATGTAGGATTGCAAATGGAATTGAACCAAATCTGAATATTATATTTGAGAACGAACTTATTACTTGTGTACTTGACATTGCTCCGTTTAATGAAGGGCATACGCTAATTCTTCCAAAAAAACACTACTTGGATATCGATGAAATCGAGCAAGATACCACTTACAGCATAATGGACGCCTCTAAAATCATTTCAACTGTCTTAAAATGCTTGTATAAGCCTGATGGTATTAGAATGAGTCAAGACGGTGGGAAATTCAATGATTTGGCACATTATCATATGCATCTCATTCCAAGATACGAAGGCGATGGATTTACCTGGGGTGAACCTTTATATCCAGATGGTGCTGAAAATCGATTACCACAAACTAAGGAAAAAATCATTAAGGTTTTAAGTGAACTACTCTAG
- the pyrE gene encoding orotate phosphoribosyltransferase, with protein MKNLAKEIYDISHLTGEFLLRSGKVSNEYFDKYLFESKPQLLSKIAEELEKLIPKGTEILAGLELGGVPVATALSLKSNIPVAFVRKKAKAYGTYKLAEGIDVKGKKVCIIEDVVTTGGQVILSAKDLREAGAIVTDVIIVIERNIEGRKKLQEEGLKLHSLFKMEELIEAAAQEGSHIT; from the coding sequence ATGAAGAATTTAGCAAAAGAAATTTATGATATTTCACATCTGACTGGCGAGTTCCTTTTAAGATCGGGTAAAGTCTCAAATGAATATTTTGATAAGTACTTATTCGAATCTAAACCTCAATTATTATCCAAGATTGCAGAGGAGCTTGAAAAGTTAATACCTAAAGGAACTGAAATACTCGCGGGACTTGAGCTTGGTGGTGTGCCAGTAGCAACGGCACTTTCTTTGAAATCAAATATCCCAGTAGCCTTTGTAAGAAAAAAGGCTAAGGCATATGGCACATATAAATTGGCTGAAGGAATTGATGTAAAGGGCAAGAAAGTTTGCATTATTGAAGATGTTGTGACGACTGGTGGACAAGTCATTTTAAGTGCAAAGGACCTGAGAGAAGCAGGAGCAATCGTAACCGATGTAATCATCGTAATAGAAAGAAATATAGAAGGTAGAAAGAAATTACAAGAAGAAGGACTCAAATTACATTCATTATTTAAGATGGAAGAACTGATTGAGGCAGCAGCTCAAGAAGGCAGTCACATCACCTAA
- a CDS encoding NUDIX domain-containing protein, with protein MDSELLNIFDDDRVPIGVATRVDVHKYGYWHETFHCWFINRDVNNDYIYFQLRSEHKRDYPNLLDITAAGHLLSNETVEDGIREVKEETGIDVSFHDLIPLGVMDYVVANSKIIDKELAHVYLHEYNGSIDDFLLQEEEVSGIFIAQFYDFFDLWMNKTNQIDIHGFFMDGNGNKIKVKEVAGRAQFVPHDVTFYQLLVNKIKDILENKENLLR; from the coding sequence ATGGATTCAGAACTTTTAAATATATTTGACGATGATAGAGTTCCAATTGGTGTGGCAACTCGTGTAGATGTTCATAAATATGGTTATTGGCATGAAACATTTCATTGCTGGTTCATTAACAGAGATGTGAACAACGATTATATCTATTTTCAATTACGAAGTGAACATAAACGGGATTACCCTAATCTCCTAGATATTACAGCCGCAGGTCATTTATTATCAAACGAAACTGTTGAGGATGGAATAAGAGAGGTAAAAGAGGAGACTGGTATTGATGTTAGTTTTCATGATCTAATTCCATTGGGAGTCATGGATTATGTTGTAGCTAATAGTAAAATTATTGACAAAGAATTGGCTCATGTTTATTTACATGAGTACAACGGGTCTATTGATGACTTTCTTCTACAAGAAGAAGAAGTTTCCGGCATATTTATTGCACAATTCTATGATTTTTTTGATTTGTGGATGAACAAAACAAATCAAATTGATATTCATGGGTTCTTCATGGATGGTAATGGAAATAAAATCAAAGTGAAGGAAGTTGCTGGCAGGGCTCAGTTTGTCCCTCATGATGTAACCTTTTATCAATTATTAGTTAATAAAATCAAGGATATTCTAGAAAACAAGGAAAATCTTTTGAGATAA
- a CDS encoding DUF1572 domain-containing protein — MENFNREWLMKKFEEIQNRTLKAIEQLSEEQLNWSPDKISHNIPTLLRHIEGNIKERIRKGICNEEINRDRDKEFLKTFMTKIAAEKLINTNMEYVIGIIKHLPDEKFDGKQIVRGKERSNLDMLHQCATHYSEHMGQILYITKQCKQKEYKSTSV, encoded by the coding sequence ATGGAAAATTTTAATCGTGAGTGGCTCATGAAGAAATTTGAGGAAATACAAAATCGAACCTTAAAGGCAATAGAACAACTAAGCGAAGAACAATTAAACTGGTCCCCTGATAAAATAAGTCATAATATTCCGACTTTATTAAGACATATAGAAGGAAATATTAAAGAAAGGATTAGAAAGGGCATTTGTAATGAAGAGATAAATAGAGATCGTGATAAGGAATTCCTAAAGACATTCATGACAAAAATAGCAGCAGAAAAACTAATCAATACCAATATGGAGTATGTAATAGGAATAATAAAGCACTTACCAGATGAGAAGTTCGATGGGAAACAAATAGTCAGAGGGAAAGAACGATCAAATTTGGATATGCTACATCAGTGTGCTACCCATTATTCGGAGCATATGGGACAGATATTGTATATTACAAAACAATGTAAACAGAAAGAATATAAATCAACATCAGTGTAG
- a CDS encoding class I SAM-dependent methyltransferase, translating to MGMEWYDMIAKRNGGYKNNAISTTIGVSSEQVFEENLITMFSEYSTVLDAGCGHGEFTLKMSKYANSIIGFDNSIELITIANELLSESKVSNVNFIHTTTKTELPFQDNQFDLIYNRRGPTSIIEHSKVLRSGGIIYGIHVSVDKVIQKLDVNGFVDIEIHEYNSAVSYYPNEEEYAKFLTCIPGNPDYTLPENKNQLMQKVSENMIDNKIGIREQKYIWKAVKA from the coding sequence ATGGGGATGGAATGGTATGACATGATCGCTAAACGAAATGGCGGATATAAGAATAATGCAATATCGACAACAATTGGAGTTTCAAGTGAGCAAGTATTTGAAGAAAATTTAATCACAATGTTTTCTGAATATAGTACAGTTTTAGATGCTGGTTGTGGACACGGTGAATTTACATTAAAGATGTCGAAGTATGCTAATTCAATAATTGGTTTTGATAATTCGATTGAACTCATTACAATTGCAAATGAATTGTTATCAGAATCTAAAGTTTCTAATGTAAACTTTATTCATACGACAACCAAGACAGAACTTCCTTTTCAGGACAATCAATTTGATTTGATATATAACCGAAGAGGCCCTACATCCATTATTGAACACAGTAAAGTGCTTCGTTCGGGTGGAATAATATATGGAATACATGTAAGTGTTGATAAAGTCATTCAAAAATTAGATGTTAATGGATTTGTTGATATAGAAATTCATGAATACAATAGTGCAGTATCTTATTATCCGAATGAAGAAGAATACGCTAAATTTCTAACTTGTATCCCAGGAAATCCGGATTATACTCTGCCGGAAAATAAGAATCAATTAATGCAAAAAGTGAGTGAAAACATGATAGATAATAAAATTGGTATAAGAGAACAAAAATACATATGGAAGGCTGTTAAAGCCTAA
- a CDS encoding copper amine oxidase N-terminal domain-containing protein, protein MKKSIQVVIVFVLSIVLLVPTTAAHSGRTDANGGHNCSAKSKSKGLCTGYHYHSGSSSTKSSTSSGTSSSSNSSTKKNNGGSSTSKTSTVKKEEYIKSTVKLYVNDVLVKLDNDILVKDNSNYFPVRDVVKAIGATLEIDNAAKVIKLTKDKKSATLSLSSKNVISKNNTTYAPIRDIVGDLGATITFDKDNNRIYVSITS, encoded by the coding sequence ATGAAGAAAAGTATTCAGGTAGTTATCGTTTTTGTTTTATCTATTGTGTTGCTGGTACCAACAACAGCTGCCCACTCAGGTAGAACAGATGCGAATGGAGGACATAATTGCTCTGCAAAATCTAAGAGCAAAGGACTATGTACTGGCTATCATTATCATTCAGGTTCCAGTTCTACAAAAAGTTCAACTTCAAGTGGTACAAGCTCATCGAGCAATAGTTCTACTAAGAAAAACAATGGTGGATCAAGTACATCCAAGACTTCTACTGTCAAAAAAGAAGAGTATATAAAATCGACGGTCAAGTTATATGTTAATGATGTACTAGTCAAATTAGATAATGATATCTTAGTAAAAGATAATAGTAATTATTTCCCCGTTAGAGATGTTGTAAAGGCAATAGGAGCAACACTCGAAATTGATAATGCTGCAAAAGTTATCAAACTTACAAAAGATAAGAAGAGTGCTACTTTATCATTATCAAGTAAAAATGTGATTTCTAAAAATAATACTACGTATGCACCAATTCGAGATATCGTTGGCGATTTGGGAGCTACAATAACATTTGACAAAGATAATAACAGAATTTATGTTAGTATAACATCATAA